From Sphingomonas hengshuiensis, one genomic window encodes:
- a CDS encoding DUF1330 domain-containing protein encodes MAAYLVATVTITDPAPFAEYARGIAGLAERFGGEAVVKGIVTDFVEGSGDPQERVVVTRFPDMASARGYLDSPEYGAAKAHREGAATATIRLIDAPA; translated from the coding sequence GGCAGCATATCTGGTCGCGACCGTGACCATCACCGATCCCGCGCCGTTCGCCGAATATGCCCGCGGCATCGCCGGCCTTGCCGAGCGTTTTGGCGGCGAAGCGGTGGTAAAGGGCATCGTCACCGATTTCGTCGAGGGCAGCGGCGACCCGCAGGAGCGCGTGGTGGTAACGCGCTTCCCCGATATGGCATCGGCGCGCGGATATCTCGATTCGCCCGAATATGGCGCGGCAAAGGCGCATCGCGAAGGCGCGGCGACCGCGACCATTCGGCTTATCGACGCGCCCGCCTGA
- a CDS encoding IclR family transcriptional regulator domain-containing protein, with protein sequence MSRGIAVLQAINRGQSLSMMEIARTSEVPYPTACRIVQTLLHEGLIEREPSRKRYRPTALTQTLAHGFQGHAHLVKTARAHLVDLTRSMGWPVSISTHVGNSMVIRDSTHALTALTFSNYYPGYALPVLECASGLVYLSHMPGEERASILHTLKLMDRDRSRHIIHLLEHEGLAEQIRSQGYATRGNNQFTHNPGKTSSIAVPLFDEGRVAGALTLAFFAAATKMDNAVQQFVEPLRAAARAISDDLARLDKAA encoded by the coding sequence TTGAGCAGGGGCATTGCCGTGCTCCAGGCGATCAATCGCGGACAGTCGCTGTCGATGATGGAAATCGCGCGCACGTCGGAGGTGCCGTACCCGACCGCGTGCCGCATCGTGCAGACGCTGTTGCACGAAGGGCTGATCGAGCGCGAGCCGTCGCGCAAACGCTATCGCCCCACCGCGCTCACCCAGACGCTCGCGCATGGTTTCCAGGGGCACGCGCATCTGGTGAAGACCGCGCGCGCGCATCTGGTCGACCTCACCCGATCGATGGGGTGGCCGGTGTCGATTTCGACGCATGTCGGCAATTCGATGGTGATCCGCGATTCGACGCACGCGCTGACCGCGCTGACCTTCAGCAACTATTATCCCGGCTACGCGCTGCCGGTGCTCGAATGCGCGTCGGGGCTCGTCTATCTCTCGCACATGCCGGGCGAGGAAAGGGCGAGCATCCTCCACACGCTCAAGCTTATGGACCGCGATCGCTCGCGGCACATCATCCACCTGCTGGAGCATGAGGGGCTGGCCGAACAGATCCGCAGCCAGGGCTATGCCACGCGCGGCAACAACCAGTTCACGCACAATCCGGGCAAGACCTCGTCGATCGCGGTGCCGCTGTTCGATGAAGGCCGGGTGGCGGGCGCGCTGACGCTGGCGTTCTTCGCTGCGGCGACCAAGATGGACAATGCCGTCCAGCAGTTCGTCGAGCCGCTCCGCGCGGCGGCGCGCGCCATATCCGATGACCTTGCCCGGCTGGACAAGGCCGCGTGA
- a CDS encoding isochorismatase family protein produces MATIGTKMVENDLTARQIFEQVMADPARPRFGFGNKLAVINIDFQNAYTRIDEFPTAFEADPRQIEYVNRISGLARDRGMPVIWTHVAYMGNAADAGIWKERTTTPESVQNIRYGSRRHDFDERCEIDPSSDVIYDKRMPSAFFETPLPSLLVRHQVDTVVITGGSTSGCIRATAVDSLSRGYRTIVPIETCADRHASFHYANLTDLQLKYADVESVQVVIDWLSQS; encoded by the coding sequence ATGGCGACGATCGGGACGAAAATGGTAGAGAACGATCTGACCGCGCGGCAGATTTTCGAACAGGTAATGGCCGACCCCGCACGCCCGCGCTTCGGCTTCGGCAACAAGCTGGCGGTCATCAACATCGACTTCCAGAACGCCTATACCCGCATCGACGAATTTCCGACCGCGTTCGAGGCGGACCCGCGCCAGATTGAATATGTGAACCGGATTTCAGGGCTGGCGCGCGATCGGGGGATGCCGGTGATCTGGACGCACGTCGCCTATATGGGCAACGCCGCCGATGCCGGCATCTGGAAGGAACGGACGACCACCCCCGAAAGCGTGCAGAACATCCGCTACGGATCGCGGCGCCACGATTTCGACGAGCGGTGCGAAATCGATCCGTCGAGCGACGTGATCTACGACAAGCGCATGCCCTCGGCCTTTTTCGAAACGCCGCTGCCCAGCCTGCTGGTGCGGCACCAGGTCGATACCGTGGTCATCACCGGCGGCTCGACTTCGGGCTGCATCCGCGCGACTGCGGTCGATTCGCTCAGCCGCGGCTATCGCACGATCGTCCCGATCGAGACCTGCGCCGATCGCCATGCGAGCTTCCACTACGCAAACCTCACCGACCTCCAGCTCAAATATGCCGATGTCGAATCGGTGCAGGTCGTGATCGACTGGCTGAGCCAAAGCTGA
- a CDS encoding alpha/beta fold hydrolase produces MPLPRRGYADGPFGQIHYRRLGSGAPIVLLHQAPMTSNQFDFVYPELAARGFEAIGIDMPGFGMSDEVGGAPTVEDYAAVVPAVLDALGIATATVGGHHTGALVSAEAAVRFPDRVRAVVLNGPALFDDADRAGFQTGLHQRELGLVPAPGAAHMVDIFNTRDRLAAGTVSVDRLSEYVVQALVGQSPYWHGHHAAFHYRMEPTLLAIRQPTLILTNTGDMIHDHAHRARALRPDFAWHSLEGGGIDIVDQQPAAWADAVAAFLASVP; encoded by the coding sequence ATGCCCCTTCCCCGCCGCGGCTATGCCGATGGACCGTTCGGCCAAATCCATTATCGCCGCCTGGGCAGCGGCGCGCCGATCGTGCTGCTCCATCAGGCGCCGATGACGTCGAACCAGTTCGACTTCGTCTATCCCGAACTGGCGGCGCGCGGGTTCGAGGCGATCGGCATCGACATGCCCGGGTTCGGCATGTCCGACGAAGTCGGCGGCGCGCCCACGGTCGAGGATTATGCCGCGGTCGTGCCCGCAGTGCTCGACGCACTGGGCATCGCCACCGCCACGGTCGGCGGGCACCATACCGGCGCGCTGGTCTCGGCGGAGGCGGCGGTGCGCTTTCCGGATCGGGTGCGTGCGGTGGTGCTCAACGGCCCGGCGCTGTTCGACGATGCCGATCGCGCGGGCTTCCAGACCGGGCTGCACCAACGCGAGCTGGGTCTCGTCCCCGCCCCGGGCGCGGCGCACATGGTGGACATCTTCAACACCCGCGATCGGCTCGCGGCGGGCACGGTGTCGGTCGATCGGCTGAGCGAGTATGTCGTGCAGGCGCTGGTCGGCCAGTCGCCCTATTGGCACGGCCACCACGCCGCGTTCCACTATCGGATGGAGCCCACGCTGCTGGCGATCCGCCAGCCCACGCTGATCCTGACCAACACCGGCGACATGATCCACGACCACGCCCACCGCGCCCGCGCGCTCCGGCCTGATTTCGCGTGGCATTCGCTGGAAGGCGGCGGCATCGACATTGTCGACCAGCAGCCGGCCGCCTGGGCCGACGCCGTCGCCGCCTTTCTTGCCAGCGTGCCTTAA
- a CDS encoding aldehyde dehydrogenase family protein, whose translation MSEATHPPVSAETRAFLDSRLDLLIGGTARAAEDGATLATHDPATGALLADVAMGGARDVDLAVTAARRAFEGPWSRLSGFERARLLRRLALLVEANAVVLAELDVLDNGMPRFIADLTVRNAVEMFDYYAGWAERIEGITTEPPAHVRAMGEALTYTTREAIGVVGQIVPWNVPLSMACLKLAPALAAGCTVVLKPAEETPLSALLLGRLVLEAGFPEGVVNIVNGDGAVAGAALVTHPDVDKIAFTGSTEVGKIIIRAAADTLKKLSLELGGKSPVVVFDDADMDLAIPGVAMATFFLQGQNCMAGTRIFVHERIHDRFVAGLADFVGGMAMGHGMDPATQVGPLISAKQRARVEAFIDEAPGEGATLVAGGTRVEGPGHFVAPTIFTDTTPAMRVVREEVFGPVMAIQRFGTDDLDAIARQANDSVFGLSGSVWTRDLSTAHRMASRIRSGHVSVNCHGAVGSNIPFGGFKQSGWGREFGREGLDLYLETKAITVKL comes from the coding sequence ATGTCCGAAGCCACCCATCCGCCCGTCAGCGCAGAGACGCGCGCCTTTCTCGATTCGCGGCTCGACCTGCTGATCGGCGGCACCGCGCGCGCGGCGGAGGATGGCGCGACGCTGGCGACGCACGATCCCGCGACCGGCGCGCTGCTGGCGGATGTGGCGATGGGCGGGGCGCGGGATGTGGACCTGGCGGTTACGGCGGCGCGGCGTGCGTTCGAGGGGCCGTGGTCGCGGCTGTCGGGGTTCGAGCGCGCGCGGCTGCTGCGCAGGCTGGCCTTGCTGGTCGAGGCGAACGCGGTCGTGCTGGCCGAACTCGACGTGCTCGACAACGGGATGCCGCGCTTCATCGCCGACCTGACCGTGCGCAACGCCGTTGAGATGTTCGACTATTATGCCGGTTGGGCCGAGCGGATCGAGGGGATCACCACCGAGCCGCCCGCGCATGTCCGCGCGATGGGCGAGGCGCTGACCTATACCACGCGCGAGGCGATCGGCGTGGTCGGGCAGATCGTGCCGTGGAACGTGCCGCTGTCGATGGCGTGCCTGAAGCTGGCGCCGGCGCTGGCGGCGGGCTGTACGGTGGTGTTGAAGCCTGCGGAGGAAACGCCGCTCTCCGCGCTGCTGCTCGGGCGGCTGGTGCTGGAGGCGGGGTTTCCGGAAGGGGTGGTCAATATCGTCAATGGCGATGGTGCGGTGGCGGGCGCGGCGCTGGTCACGCATCCCGATGTCGACAAGATCGCCTTCACCGGATCGACCGAAGTGGGCAAGATCATCATCCGCGCGGCGGCGGACACGCTGAAGAAGCTGTCGCTCGAACTGGGCGGCAAATCGCCGGTAGTGGTGTTCGACGATGCCGACATGGACCTGGCGATCCCCGGCGTCGCGATGGCGACCTTCTTCCTCCAGGGTCAGAACTGCATGGCCGGGACTCGCATCTTCGTACACGAGCGCATCCATGACCGCTTCGTCGCCGGGCTCGCCGATTTCGTCGGCGGGATGGCGATGGGGCACGGGATGGACCCGGCGACGCAGGTCGGCCCGCTGATCTCGGCGAAGCAGCGCGCGCGCGTCGAGGCGTTCATCGACGAGGCGCCGGGCGAGGGCGCGACGCTGGTTGCGGGCGGAACGCGAGTCGAGGGGCCGGGGCATTTCGTCGCGCCGACGATCTTCACCGACACGACCCCGGCGATGCGCGTGGTGCGGGAAGAAGTCTTTGGCCCGGTGATGGCGATCCAGCGCTTCGGCACCGACGATCTGGACGCGATCGCGCGCCAGGCGAATGACAGCGTCTTCGGCCTGTCGGGCAGCGTCTGGACCCGCGACCTGTCCACTGCGCACCGGATGGCGTCGCGCATCCGATCGGGGCATGTCTCGGTCAACTGCCATGGCGCGGTGGGCTCGAACATCCCGTTCGGCGGGTTCAAGCAATCGGGATGGGGCCGCGAATTCGGGCGCGAGGGGCTGGACCTCTATCTGGAAACCAAGGCGATCACCGTGAAGCTTTAA
- a CDS encoding MFS transporter yields MQHSPATGQPVPFATKLFYGVGQMGGQVFRDTPAVLLPVFMITMLGIPAWLAGLVVLLPKLWVIVCDPLMGNLSDRVEPRRGRAPFLLAGALAASLGFALLFAYTEYSSPNVAAAVICLVFLLASTGFSAFSVPYLALAAELSEDANERTRILVYRMVFTIAGVLLGVGVAQPLVFWMGGGETGWRGMGLILGAILCVSMAATALGFWRFRASTVTAGPISLLAQMRIAARNRPFRLLTGMQFVLTLAQACGYSVVGLVFLYPIGNITLLPAFIIAMSVSGLLSQPLWMKTSARYGKLPMFVVATLGWTLVTFSWYLVGSAGTDTVTVPLMGAMPVEEMLVLVRGLVIGVFNSGFVLLAISMLTDTINHGRENEATPADGALAGIFTATEKLAFAVGPALGGVLLSAMGLQSSTHGAIVQSPEAIRAILLLYSLVPGGFALLSLLFLRNYRRSFGR; encoded by the coding sequence ATGCAGCACAGCCCGGCCACCGGCCAACCCGTCCCCTTCGCTACGAAGCTCTTCTACGGCGTCGGCCAGATGGGCGGGCAGGTGTTTCGCGACACCCCCGCCGTGCTGTTGCCGGTGTTCATGATCACGATGCTGGGCATCCCCGCCTGGCTGGCCGGGCTGGTGGTGCTGTTGCCAAAGCTGTGGGTGATCGTGTGCGACCCGCTGATGGGCAATCTGTCCGACCGAGTCGAGCCGCGCCGGGGGCGTGCGCCGTTCCTGCTCGCAGGGGCGCTGGCCGCTTCGCTCGGCTTCGCGCTGTTGTTCGCCTATACCGAATATTCCTCGCCCAATGTCGCGGCGGCGGTGATCTGCCTGGTGTTCCTGCTCGCATCGACCGGGTTCAGCGCGTTTTCCGTCCCCTATCTCGCGCTTGCCGCCGAATTGTCGGAGGATGCGAACGAGCGGACGCGCATCCTGGTCTATCGCATGGTCTTCACGATCGCAGGCGTCCTGCTCGGCGTCGGCGTCGCGCAGCCGCTCGTATTCTGGATGGGCGGGGGCGAGACCGGATGGCGCGGCATGGGGCTGATCCTCGGGGCGATCCTGTGCGTCTCGATGGCCGCCACCGCGCTGGGCTTCTGGCGGTTCCGCGCCAGCACGGTCACCGCTGGCCCGATCAGCCTGCTCGCCCAGATGCGGATCGCCGCGCGCAACCGCCCGTTCCGCCTGCTCACCGGCATGCAATTCGTCCTGACACTGGCGCAGGCATGCGGCTATTCGGTGGTCGGGCTGGTGTTCCTCTATCCGATCGGCAACATCACGCTGCTGCCGGCATTCATCATCGCGATGAGCGTGTCGGGGCTGCTCAGCCAGCCGCTATGGATGAAGACCTCCGCCCGCTACGGCAAGCTGCCGATGTTCGTGGTGGCGACGCTGGGTTGGACCCTGGTCACCTTTAGCTGGTATCTGGTCGGCAGCGCCGGGACCGATACCGTCACGGTGCCGCTGATGGGCGCGATGCCGGTCGAAGAAATGCTGGTGCTGGTGCGCGGGCTGGTGATCGGGGTGTTCAACTCGGGCTTCGTACTGCTCGCCATCTCGATGCTGACCGACACGATCAACCATGGCCGCGAGAATGAGGCGACACCGGCCGACGGTGCGCTGGCGGGTATCTTCACCGCGACCGAGAAGCTGGCCTTCGCGGTCGGCCCGGCGCTGGGCGGCGTGCTGCTCAGCGCGATGGGGCTGCAATCCTCCACGCACGGCGCGATCGTCCAGAGCCCGGAGGCGATCCGCGCGATCCTGCTGCTCTATTCGCTGGTCCCCGGCGGCTTCGCGCTGCTGTCGCTGCTGTTCCTGCGCAACTATCGCCGCAGCTTCGGGCGGTAG
- a CDS encoding isocitrate lyase/PEP mutase family protein: MANPIVRQKLESGTFFVAPGIQDMITAAIANHVGVDIVYGTGYWMTASAYGLPDAGIATFTQMLDRMATLVRSSDGAVIADADTGYGGLLNVHHTVRGYEEAGVTAIQIEDQEFPKKCGHTPFKRVISTDDMVEKIKVACAARREPDTLILARTDARAGEGFDAMLARCHAYRAAGADVIFPEALHSVEEMRIACEAIEAPCMANMANGGVTPMLSAAEMEEIGYAFAIFPSMTSLISAAAIETALRRMKTEGHPQPEGIPMFDFKQFCSLIGFDDVWAFEKQWARD; this comes from the coding sequence ATGGCTAATCCGATCGTCCGCCAGAAGCTGGAAAGCGGCACCTTCTTCGTCGCGCCGGGCATTCAGGACATGATCACCGCCGCGATCGCCAACCATGTCGGCGTCGATATCGTCTATGGCACCGGCTATTGGATGACTGCCTCTGCCTATGGCCTGCCCGATGCGGGGATCGCGACCTTCACCCAGATGCTGGACCGGATGGCGACGTTGGTGCGCAGTTCGGACGGCGCGGTGATCGCGGACGCCGATACCGGCTATGGCGGGCTGCTCAACGTCCACCACACCGTACGCGGCTATGAGGAAGCGGGGGTCACCGCGATCCAGATCGAGGATCAGGAATTCCCCAAGAAATGCGGCCACACGCCGTTCAAGCGAGTGATTTCGACCGACGACATGGTCGAGAAGATCAAGGTCGCCTGCGCCGCGCGGCGCGAGCCCGACACGCTGATCCTGGCGCGCACCGATGCCCGCGCGGGCGAGGGGTTCGACGCGATGCTTGCGCGCTGCCACGCCTATCGCGCGGCGGGGGCCGATGTGATCTTCCCCGAGGCATTGCACAGCGTGGAGGAAATGCGGATTGCCTGCGAGGCGATCGAGGCGCCGTGCATGGCCAATATGGCCAATGGCGGCGTCACGCCGATGCTGAGCGCGGCGGAGATGGAGGAGATCGGCTATGCCTTTGCGATCTTCCCGTCGATGACCAGCCTGATCTCCGCCGCCGCGATCGAAACCGCGCTGCGCCGGATGAAGACCGAGGGCCACCCCCAGCCCGAGGGAATCCCGATGTTCGATTTCAAGCAGTTCTGCTCGCTGATCGGCTTCGACGATGTCTGGGCGTTCGAGAAGCAATGGGCGCGCGACTGA